TAACTGAATCTCAGAAAAGGACAGTACAATTTTCATCTAAATAATTCTTactaagaaaaatattgtaaatttgttagAACTCGTATATACATTTCCCGCAGGAAAAGAGGAAGTaaaaaagagaagacttttagctcttggaaaagGGACCAGGAGACCATTGCTCTAATGCAAAATCAACCACAGAAAATAGGGAGACGTggcaaaacaaaggaaaaagaaaaagaagtagcTGTGGAAAAAGTTGTAAAAGGGAGTAGGTGCTACAGAAGAGAAAAAGGTGCAACAAATGAAGGAATGTGGGGAGAGAGTGGTTCTCTCCGAAGCTGAGCATGTACAGTGGAGACTCAACTGAGTTTTGTGGATTTCTTTTTGTGATTAATCTGTTACTGGAATTGTAATTTGACTAGCAGTTGTAATCAAACATAGTCATTGAAAATATTCATTGTATTGAAGaattgattttgtaaacttcactaagaaatatttaatacaatacatattttcatcATCTACTTTGATTGTGTTACATTTCCTTTTCTATTACATTGCTTTGCATGCCCTTGCTGCTGCTGTGAATGGTTTGCTGGAGATTGGGGGTAGTGCAGAAGAGGTAGCCCAGGGAAGGTTCTGCAGTCAGCTATCGACCCAGGTATCCATCAAAATTCCATTCAATAGTTTAGAGATTTGCTCTAATTACATAAAAGTTTTAGAAATACGAAAGCATCACACCTGATGTTCCAATATACTTATTGTTTGTGCTCTTTATTTTTCCTAATGATTATTAATGCTAAAGTGTGGGACTTGCAGCTACTAGtagaacaaaatttaattatctaagAAGGAAAAATATACCATTGATAATAGACCAGGACCAGTGTGTTTGGCAATAAAATTCTCATCCTCGAATTTATGTCCATAGATAGAAGTACATCCACTGCCATCGCCCtgcaaaacaaaattcaactGGTAAGCTTAGCAAAAATATCAATAGCTTACAAGATTCAGGACAACTTATCAGAATAATTATTTGACCTGAGATGGAAGGTTCTAATATCAGTTTAAATAAAGCAGAACAAATGCCTACACTATGGACTTCTAGAAATAAACAATGCACCCTTTCATTATTTACCAATAACCCATCCTCCCCACTTCTATTTAAAAGTCTACCAAATTGTTTTTCCGGCCATAGTCATTCAGGAAGAACAGTGAACAAGCCACAATAAATTGCccaagaaaaaattttgatacaaaatgtaataattaaaagaaatatcGAGCTCCAaagtttttttataacaaatgcACATGAATGTTGGAGTAAAGTTTGcgaaggaaaaataaagaaaatttacaAATCAAAAGGTAGGAATATGTGTTCTGAATTAAAGTAAAAGATAAGAATCATGAGACAGCACACTAGAATTGCTTAAGTAACTAGTAAATTTTGtgcattatatatattaaaaatatactgCCCAAAAAAGttggtttgtaaaattatatgagagttttaaactattaaatgtTATCATTAAGAGATATGCAGTCACAAATTTGCTTCCTTTCTCAAAATGCTATGGCGAACCTTTACTTCactttaaataaaaaggaaacatAAATATCCTTCCAATCCCCAGGGATATGCATCTTCCAGTATACTCAGGGAAGAAAAAATAGCCGAGACAGTGTCAAAAGTAATTCATGGGTTAACTTCATTCATAGAGTAATTGgaatgataaaacaaaaaaaagctTAAATGCAGGAGTTGACGGAACCAACCTTCACAAAATCACCAGCTTGAATCATAAAATCCTTGATCACTCTATGGAACTGGCACCCCTTGTAACCAACAGGCAATCCAGCTTTTCTGTTATTTCAATCCAACAGATGAGTAGAAGACACGTTAATCAAATAAGTAGTCTTATATGATACCAAATACAATAGCATTCACCAACAGATGAGTAGACAACAAGTATTACTGACTCAAAAAACGCAGTCTGTGCATCGAAATTTACCCCTATTTACGGGCCTTGGTCACCAGCCacaaaaattttcagaatttatACATAGGCACAATCAATTCcatctattaaaattcatattccACTTAGGCCC
The sequence above is a segment of the Mangifera indica cultivar Alphonso unplaced genomic scaffold, CATAS_Mindica_2.1 Un_0072, whole genome shotgun sequence genome. Coding sequences within it:
- the LOC123207326 gene encoding peptidyl-prolyl cis-trans isomerase CYP22 isoform X2, which encodes MASGGNGGGVEWHVRPPNPKNPIVFFDITIGTIPAGRIKMELFADIAPKTAENFRQLCTGEYRKAGLPVGYKGCQFHRVIKDFMIQAGDFVKGDGSGCTSIYGHKFEDENFIAKHTGPGLLSMLTAEPSLGYLFCTTPNLQQTIHSSSKGMQSNVIEKEM